One stretch of Falco naumanni isolate bFalNau1 chromosome 7, bFalNau1.pat, whole genome shotgun sequence DNA includes these proteins:
- the LGMN gene encoding legumain isoform X2 — MMLKAVVLLCCALGISTFPMEEPEDGGKHWVVIVAGSNGWYNYRHQADVCHAYQIVHRNGIPDEQIIVMMYDDIADNDENPTKGIVINRPNGTDVYAGVPKDYTKEDVTPKNFLAVLRGDVEAVKGIGSGKVLKSGPKDHVFVYFTDHGAPGLLAFPDDDLHVKDLNKTIWYMYHHKKYRKMVFYIEACESGSMMNHLADNINVYATTAANPRESSYACYYDDERQTYLGDWYSVNWMEDSDMEDLRKETLHKQFQLVKKRTNTSHVMQYGNRSISSMKVMQFQGMGKKATPIPLPPVERYDLTPSPDVPYAIMKRKLMATNDIYEAKKIAAEMKTHLEVKEFIQESMRKIITLVTGSKEQTNQILSDRLTISNYDCYQSAVNHFKAHCFNWHLPLYEYALRQLYALVNVCEGGYPIDRICLAMDQVCLGY, encoded by the exons ATGATGTTGAAAGCagttgtgctgctgtgctgtgctctgggcATAAGTACGTTCCCCATGGAAGAACCTGAAGATGGAGGCAAGCACTGGGTAGTGATTGTTGCAGGTTCGAACGGCTGGTACAACTATCGACACCAG GCAGATGTGTGCCATGCATACCAGATTGTACACCGAAATGGAATTCCAGATGAACAGATCATTGTCATGATGTATGATGACATTGCTGATAATGATGA AAATCCAACAAAAGGCATTGTCATCAATAGACCTAATGGCACAGATGTGTATGCTGGAGTACCCAAGGACTATACAAAGGAG GATGTTACTCCAAAGAATTTCCTTGCTGTTCTCAGAGGAGATGTGGAAGCGGTGAAGGGCATAGGATCAGGAAAAGTATTGAAAAG tgGTCCCAAGGAtcatgtgtttgtttatttcacTGATCATGGAGCTCCAGGACTTCTGGCTTTTCCTGATGATGAT CTTCACGTGAAGGACTTGAATAAGACTATTTGGTACATGTATCATCACAAAAAATACCGGAAG ATGGTGTTTTACATTGAAGCATGCGAGTCTGGATCTATGATGAATCATTTGGCTGATAATATCAATG TTTATGCAACAACAGCTGCCAATCCTAGAGAGTCATCTTATGCCTGTTACTATGATGACGAAAGGCAGACTTATCTTGGGGACTGGTACAGTGTGAATTGGATGGAAGATTCAGATATG GAAGatctaagaaaagaaacactccACAAGCAATTTCAGCTGGTGAAGAAACGCACCAACACCAGCCATGTGATGCAGTATGGAAACAGA AGCATCTCCTCCATGAAAGTGATGCAGTTTCAGGGCATGGGCAAGAAAGCTACCCCCATTCCGCTGCCACCTGTAGAACGCTATGATCTGACTCCTAGTCCTGATGTGCCTTATGCAATCATGAAACGAAAGCTGATGGCTACCAATGACATCTATGAGGCTAAGAAGATTGCTGCAGAGATGAAAACACACCTGGAg GTGAAAGAATTTATCCAAGAATCCATGCGAAAGATAATCACCTTAGTAACAGGATCAAAAGAACAGACCAACCAGATTCTGTCAGACAGATTGACCATCAGCAATTACGACTGCTACCAGTCAGCGGTGAACCACTTCAAAGCTCATTGCTTCAACTGGCACTTACCCTTG taTGAGTATGCACTAAGACAGCTGTATGCCTTGGTAAACGTTTGTGAAGGAGGATACCCCATTGACAG AATATGCCTGGCCATGGATCAAGTGTGCCTTGGGTATTGA
- the LGMN gene encoding legumain isoform X1, producing the protein MINLQHIFFGVVFFFPSHLRSKLRREMMLKAVVLLCCALGISTFPMEEPEDGGKHWVVIVAGSNGWYNYRHQADVCHAYQIVHRNGIPDEQIIVMMYDDIADNDENPTKGIVINRPNGTDVYAGVPKDYTKEDVTPKNFLAVLRGDVEAVKGIGSGKVLKSGPKDHVFVYFTDHGAPGLLAFPDDDLHVKDLNKTIWYMYHHKKYRKMVFYIEACESGSMMNHLADNINVYATTAANPRESSYACYYDDERQTYLGDWYSVNWMEDSDMEDLRKETLHKQFQLVKKRTNTSHVMQYGNRSISSMKVMQFQGMGKKATPIPLPPVERYDLTPSPDVPYAIMKRKLMATNDIYEAKKIAAEMKTHLEVKEFIQESMRKIITLVTGSKEQTNQILSDRLTISNYDCYQSAVNHFKAHCFNWHLPLYEYALRQLYALVNVCEGGYPIDRICLAMDQVCLGY; encoded by the exons ATGATCAACCTCCAGCATATCTTTTTT ggagttgttttttttttcccctctcatttGCGGAGTAAGTTAAGAAGAGAGATGATGTTGAAAGCagttgtgctgctgtgctgtgctctgggcATAAGTACGTTCCCCATGGAAGAACCTGAAGATGGAGGCAAGCACTGGGTAGTGATTGTTGCAGGTTCGAACGGCTGGTACAACTATCGACACCAG GCAGATGTGTGCCATGCATACCAGATTGTACACCGAAATGGAATTCCAGATGAACAGATCATTGTCATGATGTATGATGACATTGCTGATAATGATGA AAATCCAACAAAAGGCATTGTCATCAATAGACCTAATGGCACAGATGTGTATGCTGGAGTACCCAAGGACTATACAAAGGAG GATGTTACTCCAAAGAATTTCCTTGCTGTTCTCAGAGGAGATGTGGAAGCGGTGAAGGGCATAGGATCAGGAAAAGTATTGAAAAG tgGTCCCAAGGAtcatgtgtttgtttatttcacTGATCATGGAGCTCCAGGACTTCTGGCTTTTCCTGATGATGAT CTTCACGTGAAGGACTTGAATAAGACTATTTGGTACATGTATCATCACAAAAAATACCGGAAG ATGGTGTTTTACATTGAAGCATGCGAGTCTGGATCTATGATGAATCATTTGGCTGATAATATCAATG TTTATGCAACAACAGCTGCCAATCCTAGAGAGTCATCTTATGCCTGTTACTATGATGACGAAAGGCAGACTTATCTTGGGGACTGGTACAGTGTGAATTGGATGGAAGATTCAGATATG GAAGatctaagaaaagaaacactccACAAGCAATTTCAGCTGGTGAAGAAACGCACCAACACCAGCCATGTGATGCAGTATGGAAACAGA AGCATCTCCTCCATGAAAGTGATGCAGTTTCAGGGCATGGGCAAGAAAGCTACCCCCATTCCGCTGCCACCTGTAGAACGCTATGATCTGACTCCTAGTCCTGATGTGCCTTATGCAATCATGAAACGAAAGCTGATGGCTACCAATGACATCTATGAGGCTAAGAAGATTGCTGCAGAGATGAAAACACACCTGGAg GTGAAAGAATTTATCCAAGAATCCATGCGAAAGATAATCACCTTAGTAACAGGATCAAAAGAACAGACCAACCAGATTCTGTCAGACAGATTGACCATCAGCAATTACGACTGCTACCAGTCAGCGGTGAACCACTTCAAAGCTCATTGCTTCAACTGGCACTTACCCTTG taTGAGTATGCACTAAGACAGCTGTATGCCTTGGTAAACGTTTGTGAAGGAGGATACCCCATTGACAG AATATGCCTGGCCATGGATCAAGTGTGCCTTGGGTATTGA